Genomic window (Fibrobacter sp. UBA4297):
ATCCGTTATTTCTCGTATAACAAAAAAATCCCGATTCTTACGAACCGGGACATTTCAATTGCTTTATGCATTAGCCAATAGCTATGAACTAACCACTGTCTACTGCCTACTGTCTACTGCCGAAGGCTACAGCGGAATATTTCCGTGCTTCTTCCAAAGCACAGCCTTCTTCTTGTTCTTCAAGTTTTCGAATGCAGAGACAAGGCGGTCGCGAACGCTCTTCGGTTCAATGACTTCGTCAATGAATCCGTTGCCTGCGGCAATGTACGGGTTCAAGTACTTTTCTTCGTACTGAGCGATGTACTGTTCGCGGAGCTTGGCCGGTTCTGCAGATGCGGCAATTTCCTTTCTGCGGAGAATGTCGACAGCGCCTTCAGCACCCATAACGGCGATCTGAGCAATCGGGAGGGCGAACACGCAGTCTGCACCGAGGTTCTTGCTGTTCATGGCGATGTATGCGCCACCGTAAGCCTTGCGGAGGATGAGCGTCACGCGCGGCACTGTTGCTTCGGCGTATGCAAAGAGGAGCTTTGCACCGTGGCGGATAATGCCGTTGTGTTCCTGCTTCGTGCCCGGCATGTAACCCGGAACGTCTTCGAGCGTAAGGATAGGAATGTTGAAGCTATCGCAGAAGCGGACAAAGCGTGCTGCCTTATCGCTAGCGTCCACGTCCAAAGAACCGGCGAGGTACTTCGGCTGGTTAGCGACAACGCCAATCACGTTACCGTCGAGGCGGATAAAGCCGATGACAACGTTCTTTGCAAATTCCGGCTGGATTTCGAGGAAGGAATCCTTGTCGGCAAAGCAGTTGAGCACGTCGCGAACATCGTAAGCGCGCTTAAAGTTGTCCGGAATGATTTCTTCGATATCGGCGGACTTGTCCACGATTGTACCGGCCTGAGCGACAGACTTGTCTGTGTTGCTCTGCGGGAGGTACTTGAGCAAGTTACGCACGCCTTCGAGGCATTCCTTGTCGTCCTTGTACACGAAGTGTGCAACGCCGGACTTGGAAGAATGAACGCCTGCGCCACCGAGCTGGTCCGGGGTCACGACTTCAGCAGTCACAGCCTTCACGACAGCCGGGCCCGTGATGAACATCTGGCTCGTCTTTTCGGTCATGAAGATAAAGTCTGTAATAGCCGGGGAGTAGCAAGCACCACCTGCGCATGGTCCGAGAATCACGGAAATTTGCGGAATCACGCCACTTGCCCAAGTGTTACGGGCAAAAATGCCACTGTAACCGTCGAGGGAGCTAACGCCTTCTTCGATACGGGCGCCACCGCCGTCGTTGATGCTGATGAACGGCACCATGGAATCAAGGGCGAGGTCCATCACGTGGCAAATCTTCTTCGCGTGTGCGGAACCGAGAGAACCGCCGCTCACCGTGAAGTCCTGGGAGCAAGCGTAAACCGGGCGGCCATTGATCTTGCCGTAACCCGTCACGACACCGTCGCCGTAAATGCGCTTGGATTCCGGGAGCTCGATGCTCTGGGAAAGGCGCATGGCACCGATTTCCTTGAACGTGCCCTTGTCAAAAAGGATTTCAAGGCGTTCGCGGGCGGTGAGCTTACCCTGGGAGTGCTGTTTTTCTACACGAGCGGCGCCGCCACCGGCTTGAGCCTTGGCGTTGCGTTCGCTCAACTTTTCTAAATACGATTTATCCCACATAGTATTCCTGTGTGTTTGCGCTTACTTCTGAATGCGCTTGATAAGGTTGGTAAGAACTTCGCCGGGGCCAAGTTCCTTAAATTCTGTGGCACCATCTGCAATCATGTTCTTGACCGTCTGTGTCCAACGGACGGGGGAGGTGAGCTGAGTGAGAAGGTTTGCCTTAATTTCGTTCGGGTCCGTGTGCGGCTTGGCATCTACGTTCTGGTAGACCGGGCAGACCGGAGTCGAAAATTCAGTTTCTTCGATTGCCTTTGCAAGTTCTGCACGGGCGCTTTCCATGAGCGGGGAGTGGAATGCACCACCGACCTGCAGCGGAACGACGCGCTTCACTTTACCGGTGAGGTAGGCGGCGACTTCGTCGATGCCCTTCTTTTCGCCAGAAATCACGACCTGTCCCGGGCTGTTGAAGTTTGCCGGAACAACGGCTGCGTCCTTGACCTGTGCGCAAGCTTCTTCGACGAGTTCATCAGAACCGCCGAGAACAGCGGCCATAGTACCCGGGCGGAGTTCGCAAGCCTTCTGCATGGCTTCGGCACGCTTTGCAACGAGCTTGAGGCCTGCTTCAAAAGTGATGGCGCCCGTGGCCGTGAGTGCGGAGAATTCGCCGAGCGAGTGCCCAGCGGCCATATCCGGCTTGCCACCCTGGACCTTAGCCATAGCAACAGAGAGCAGGAACACTGCCGGCTGCGTGACTTTCGTCTGCTTGAGGTCTTCTGCGGTGCCGTTGAACATTACATCCGTAATGTTGAAGCCGAGAATTTCGTTTGCCTTTAAGAACATCGACTTTACGTCGGCGTTCGATTCGAATAAATCTTTGCCCATTCCTGGGAACTGAGAACCCTGACCGGGAAATACATATGAAATCATGGCTCAAATTTAGTAAATAATATTACTGTAAATGGTATTTATATATTACAGAAAACATACTTTTTAAAAAAGTTTACAATACGCTTTTGTCCCAAAACACACTATTTAATATAGGTGTGATGCCGATTTACCTTTTATCCCTAAAAACTGCATTTTGTACGTTTTTTGTGAAAACTGCAATTTACGAAAGAATATTTTTCTATCTTTGCACTAAAATTTTATCAAAAGAGGATACAAAAATATGGCAAACGAAGAAATCAAGAGCAAACTCAAGGCATTCTTTATGTCCGATCTCGGCGTAGATGGCGATGTCCTGAATTACGATACTCCGCTTTTCGGCGAAGAAATCGGTCTTGACTCCGTGGACTCCCTTGAAATCATCTCCTTCGTCGATGACAACTTCGGCGTTTCTATGACTGGCGTTGCTAAGGAAAACTTCCAGAGTATCGACACCATCGCCGCTTTCATCGAAAAGAACAAGGCTTAATCAAGCCTTTTTATTTGAGTATTGTTTGGAATTTCTATGACTTCTAATAAT
Coding sequences:
- a CDS encoding acyl-CoA carboxylase subunit beta, which translates into the protein MWDKSYLEKLSERNAKAQAGGGAARVEKQHSQGKLTARERLEILFDKGTFKEIGAMRLSQSIELPESKRIYGDGVVTGYGKINGRPVYACSQDFTVSGGSLGSAHAKKICHVMDLALDSMVPFISINDGGGARIEEGVSSLDGYSGIFARNTWASGVIPQISVILGPCAGGACYSPAITDFIFMTEKTSQMFITGPAVVKAVTAEVVTPDQLGGAGVHSSKSGVAHFVYKDDKECLEGVRNLLKYLPQSNTDKSVAQAGTIVDKSADIEEIIPDNFKRAYDVRDVLNCFADKDSFLEIQPEFAKNVVIGFIRLDGNVIGVVANQPKYLAGSLDVDASDKAARFVRFCDSFNIPILTLEDVPGYMPGTKQEHNGIIRHGAKLLFAYAEATVPRVTLILRKAYGGAYIAMNSKNLGADCVFALPIAQIAVMGAEGAVDILRRKEIAASAEPAKLREQYIAQYEEKYLNPYIAAGNGFIDEVIEPKSVRDRLVSAFENLKNKKKAVLWKKHGNIPL
- the fabD gene encoding ACP S-malonyltransferase; translated protein: MISYVFPGQGSQFPGMGKDLFESNADVKSMFLKANEILGFNITDVMFNGTAEDLKQTKVTQPAVFLLSVAMAKVQGGKPDMAAGHSLGEFSALTATGAITFEAGLKLVAKRAEAMQKACELRPGTMAAVLGGSDELVEEACAQVKDAAVVPANFNSPGQVVISGEKKGIDEVAAYLTGKVKRVVPLQVGGAFHSPLMESARAELAKAIEETEFSTPVCPVYQNVDAKPHTDPNEIKANLLTQLTSPVRWTQTVKNMIADGATEFKELGPGEVLTNLIKRIQK
- a CDS encoding acyl carrier protein; amino-acid sequence: MANEEIKSKLKAFFMSDLGVDGDVLNYDTPLFGEEIGLDSVDSLEIISFVDDNFGVSMTGVAKENFQSIDTIAAFIEKNKA